A window from Methanococcoides sp. LMO-2 encodes these proteins:
- a CDS encoding sugar phosphate isomerase/epimerase family protein has product MIGISSFAFHELSLSEALGKIEPMADCAEIFSEGRHDLIREEELAYSYDLKYTVHAPSTDMNLSSLREPMRLAAINVVQQMADICNDLDSDILVVHPGYFSYPVDMPYAQKAFERSVVDLKNISKDTGVRICIENMPKWDCFLFRHPGFDLGDNGFTLDVGHANTLGNLNEFLETMGDSVSHFHLHDNNGDIDDHFSIGTGNIDFGSFSGLLKKSKATKIIENKSEADVLSSLDALKRMGIK; this is encoded by the coding sequence ATGATAGGTATCTCATCCTTTGCTTTTCACGAACTTTCACTTTCAGAAGCACTGGGAAAAATAGAACCAATGGCGGATTGCGCAGAAATCTTCTCCGAAGGAAGGCATGATCTCATTCGTGAGGAAGAACTGGCATACTCCTATGACCTGAAGTACACGGTCCACGCTCCGAGCACTGATATGAACCTGTCCAGCCTGAGGGAACCTATGCGCCTTGCAGCTATTAATGTGGTCCAACAGATGGCTGACATATGCAATGATCTGGATTCAGATATCCTGGTGGTACATCCCGGATATTTTTCCTATCCAGTTGATATGCCATATGCACAGAAGGCATTTGAAAGATCAGTAGTTGACCTTAAGAACATATCAAAAGATACGGGTGTCAGGATATGTATCGAGAATATGCCAAAATGGGATTGTTTTTTGTTCAGGCACCCGGGATTTGATCTTGGAGATAATGGTTTTACTCTGGATGTGGGTCATGCGAACACATTGGGTAACCTGAATGAATTCCTGGAAACAATGGGGGATTCTGTCTCACACTTCCACTTACATGATAACAATGGGGATATTGATGATCATTTTTCCATTGGGACCGGGAACATTGATTTCGGATCATTTTCCGGGTTGCTTAAGAAAAGCAAAGCAACTAAGATCATTGAAAATAAAAGTGAGGCGGACGTGCTAAGCAGTCTGGATGCTTTAAAAAGAATGGGTATTAAGTGA
- a CDS encoding ArsR family transcriptional regulator — protein sequence MSQIDNKVFHALGSDTRIRMLELLDESERHISELARELEISVPVAAKHVKILEEADLVERRIFGKTHVLKPNRENIYLAMNVFAPTKSIEVEKGTSLLDALRGVAAVKVKKKGDREVIVSTDGDEGLYVYEINGEFSEKSVQNCIIDEDTTIEWKKLEPVTKIKLDIHVKE from the coding sequence ATGAGTCAGATAGATAATAAAGTGTTCCATGCTCTGGGAAGTGACACACGTATAAGGATGCTTGAGCTACTTGATGAATCCGAACGCCATATATCTGAACTTGCAAGGGAACTGGAGATTTCCGTTCCGGTGGCTGCAAAGCACGTTAAGATACTGGAAGAGGCCGACCTTGTTGAGCGAAGGATCTTTGGAAAGACCCATGTTCTGAAACCGAACAGGGAGAATATCTATCTTGCAATGAACGTGTTCGCTCCTACAAAGTCAATTGAGGTTGAAAAAGGAACGAGCCTGCTTGATGCTCTTCGTGGTGTTGCAGCTGTAAAGGTTAAGAAGAAAGGTGACAGGGAAGTTATCGTTTCAACAGACGGGGATGAAGGGCTCTACGTTTATGAGATAAATGGTGAGTTCTCGGAGAAATCTGTTCAGAACTGTATCATTGATGAAGATACAACTATAGAATGGAAGAAACTGGAACCTGTTACAAAGATCAAGCTTGACATTCATGTCAAGGAATGA